Proteins from a genomic interval of Microbacterium abyssi:
- a CDS encoding fasciclin domain-containing protein — protein sequence MFSTKKKMTAALSLGFASVLVLSGCSMSSDTAEEPAESAAPETSEETPMAMDPAANLVGPGCEAYAEAVPDGDGSIQGMSQDPVAVAASNNPMLTTLVSAVSGELNPDVNLVDTLNGDEFTVFAPVDDAFAKIDAATLETLKTDSEMLSSILTYHVVPGQIEPADIAGMHTTVQGADLEVTGEGDMWMVNDANVVCGGVQTANATVYLIDSVLMPPAE from the coding sequence ATGTTCAGCACCAAGAAGAAGATGACCGCAGCACTGTCGCTCGGATTCGCGAGCGTTCTCGTGCTGTCGGGCTGCTCGATGAGCTCGGACACGGCTGAGGAGCCCGCCGAGTCCGCAGCGCCTGAGACGTCCGAGGAGACGCCCATGGCGATGGATCCCGCCGCGAACCTCGTCGGCCCCGGCTGCGAGGCGTACGCGGAGGCCGTGCCGGACGGCGACGGCTCGATCCAGGGGATGTCGCAGGATCCTGTCGCGGTCGCGGCATCCAACAACCCCATGCTGACCACGCTGGTCTCGGCGGTCAGCGGTGAGCTCAACCCCGACGTCAACCTCGTCGACACGCTCAACGGCGACGAGTTCACGGTGTTCGCACCGGTGGACGACGCGTTCGCCAAGATCGACGCGGCGACGCTCGAGACGCTGAAGACCGACTCCGAGATGCTGTCGTCGATCCTCACGTACCACGTGGTCCCCGGTCAGATCGAGCCCGCCGACATCGCCGGCATGCACACCACCGTGCAGGGCGCCGACCTCGAGGTCACCGGCGAGGGTGACATGTGGATGGTGAACGACGCCAATGTGGTCTGCGGTGGCGTGCAGACGGCCAACGCGACCGTGTACCTGATCGACTCGGTCCTCATGCCGCCGGCTGAGTGA
- a CDS encoding isochorismatase family protein, with product MSRALLIVDVQNDFTEGGALAVAGGDAVASAVSAFLSAHAGEYDVIVASRDWHEPDRDNGGHFADEPDFQSSWPVHCVAGTAGAEYDPLLATDAVTHHVRKGQGIPAYSMFEGTTDDDATVAAVLSERGVLVADVVGLATDHCVRASAMDAIAHGVHVRVLTDLVAGVGAESSERALAELAHAGAELVESTQAFGGAPS from the coding sequence ATGAGCAGAGCACTTCTCATCGTCGACGTGCAGAACGATTTCACCGAGGGCGGCGCGCTGGCGGTCGCGGGCGGGGATGCCGTGGCATCCGCCGTGTCGGCGTTCCTGTCCGCACACGCCGGCGAGTACGACGTGATCGTCGCGTCACGCGACTGGCATGAGCCCGACCGCGACAACGGCGGGCACTTCGCCGATGAGCCGGACTTCCAGAGCTCCTGGCCGGTGCACTGCGTCGCCGGTACGGCGGGCGCCGAGTACGACCCACTGCTGGCGACGGATGCCGTCACGCATCACGTCCGCAAGGGCCAGGGCATACCGGCGTACTCGATGTTCGAGGGGACGACCGATGACGACGCCACCGTCGCCGCGGTACTGAGCGAGCGCGGCGTGCTCGTGGCGGATGTCGTGGGCCTGGCGACCGACCACTGCGTGCGGGCGTCCGCGATGGATGCGATCGCGCACGGCGTGCACGTGCGGGTGCTCACCGACCTCGTCGCCGGGGTCGGCGCGGAGTCCAGCGAGCGGGCTCTCGCCGAGCTCGCGCACGCGGGAGCGGAACTCGTCGAGAGCACTCAGGCGTTCGGCGGCGCGCCCTCGTGA
- a CDS encoding DNA polymerase III subunit delta': MTATLAPFPWTDVWGQGDAVEALRSAASDPASLSHAWLITGPPGSGRSTLAYAFAAALIADGPDDQQTMRQVLAGTHPDVTALRTDKVIITIKEARALVERSYFAPSAGRYRVIVVEDADRMVERTSNVLLKALEEPPEKTVWVLCAPSEADLLPTIRSRVRPLRLREPDVDDVARLIVERTGADASVAEQAARHSQRHIGMAQRLATDDSARSRREGTLRSALAVRGVGSAVEVAGEIIQAATDDAKALTAERDAAERASLLRTVGIAEGQAVPPALRAQIAALEDDQKKRATRSLRDGIDRVLTDLQSMFRDVVMLQYGRGHDLINRELGEELGALATAWPVERTLVVLDHLAETRESLERNVAPTLALESLLVTVASGRKP; this comes from the coding sequence GTCGAGGCGCTGCGATCTGCGGCATCCGATCCCGCGTCACTCTCGCACGCGTGGCTGATCACCGGCCCTCCCGGATCCGGGCGCTCGACGCTCGCGTACGCCTTCGCCGCCGCGCTGATCGCCGACGGCCCCGACGACCAGCAGACGATGCGACAGGTGCTCGCCGGTACCCACCCCGACGTCACGGCGCTGCGCACCGACAAGGTCATCATCACGATCAAGGAGGCCCGCGCGCTCGTCGAGCGGTCCTACTTCGCCCCCTCCGCGGGTCGTTACCGCGTGATCGTGGTCGAGGATGCCGATCGCATGGTCGAGCGCACCTCGAACGTGCTCCTGAAGGCGCTCGAGGAGCCGCCGGAGAAGACCGTCTGGGTGCTCTGCGCGCCCAGCGAGGCCGATCTGCTGCCGACGATCCGCTCGCGGGTGCGCCCGCTGCGGCTGCGCGAACCCGACGTCGACGACGTCGCGCGACTCATCGTCGAACGCACGGGCGCGGACGCGTCAGTGGCAGAGCAGGCCGCGCGCCACTCGCAGCGTCACATAGGCATGGCCCAGCGGCTGGCGACCGACGACTCCGCCCGCAGCCGCCGCGAGGGCACGCTGCGATCGGCGCTGGCCGTGCGTGGCGTCGGCAGCGCGGTCGAGGTCGCGGGAGAGATCATCCAGGCGGCAACAGACGACGCCAAGGCCCTCACCGCCGAGCGTGACGCCGCCGAGCGGGCCTCACTGCTGCGCACGGTCGGCATCGCGGAAGGGCAGGCGGTGCCCCCGGCGCTGCGCGCGCAGATCGCAGCCCTCGAAGACGATCAGAAGAAGCGCGCCACGCGCAGTCTGCGTGACGGTATCGACCGGGTTCTGACGGACCTCCAGTCGATGTTCCGCGACGTCGTCATGCTGCAGTACGGCAGGGGACACGACCTGATCAACCGCGAGCTGGGCGAGGAGCTCGGCGCGCTGGCGACCGCATGGCCGGTGGAACGTACGCTGGTGGTGCTCGACCATCTTGCCGAGACCAGGGAATCGCTGGAGCGCAACGTCGCCCCGACGCTGGCCCTGGAGAGTTTGCTCGTGACCGTCGCGAGCGGGAGGAAACCGTGA
- a CDS encoding CGNR zinc finger domain-containing protein, which translates to MHLNPYGEYAVLLAASLANDWPDDRQGIEERTLDLGMTMTFPPAADDHARVREVIDDWLRIVDEADHANRADLLNAQLAQAAAYPRLTDHDGEGWHLHYRDDVQSLPYVLRAIISVGTSLHLVTRGMDRLGRCAASPCENVVVDVTRNGRQRFCSVRCANRAAVRRHRGRVA; encoded by the coding sequence ATGCATCTCAACCCTTACGGTGAGTATGCCGTTCTGCTCGCGGCATCCCTTGCGAATGACTGGCCGGATGACCGGCAGGGCATCGAGGAGCGAACGCTGGATCTCGGCATGACGATGACGTTTCCGCCCGCGGCAGACGATCACGCGAGAGTTCGCGAGGTCATCGACGACTGGCTGCGGATCGTCGACGAGGCCGATCATGCGAACCGCGCCGACCTGCTGAACGCGCAGCTCGCGCAAGCTGCGGCGTACCCGCGACTCACCGATCACGACGGCGAAGGGTGGCATCTGCACTACCGCGATGATGTGCAGTCGCTGCCCTACGTGCTGCGCGCGATCATCAGCGTCGGCACGTCACTGCATCTGGTCACCCGAGGCATGGACCGCTTGGGCCGGTGCGCGGCATCCCCGTGCGAGAACGTCGTCGTCGACGTGACCCGTAACGGGCGTCAGCGGTTCTGCTCCGTGCGCTGCGCGAATCGCGCCGCCGTGCGCCGTCACCGTGGGCGAGTCGCCTGA
- a CDS encoding DUF1697 domain-containing protein, whose protein sequence is MSRSVLLLRAVNVSGRNSVPMARLREVLASETDLQNVSTYIASGNIVCDAPAGARSACARVREVIAADFGVDAPVIARSHDELVAALAACPFDGGAEKFVHAMFLEGEPSAGAVAVLEERLVPGEELALIGRDLWISYSEDGVAATKLTKAVLDRALGVAGTARNLRTTRKLAELTA, encoded by the coding sequence GTGAGCCGCAGCGTCCTGCTGCTGCGGGCGGTGAACGTCAGCGGCCGCAACAGCGTTCCCATGGCGCGGCTACGTGAAGTACTGGCATCCGAGACCGATCTGCAGAACGTCTCGACATACATCGCCAGCGGCAACATCGTCTGCGACGCGCCAGCGGGTGCCCGTTCCGCCTGCGCGCGAGTGCGGGAGGTGATCGCGGCCGACTTCGGCGTCGACGCGCCGGTCATCGCGCGCAGCCACGACGAGCTCGTTGCGGCCCTCGCCGCGTGTCCGTTCGACGGCGGAGCGGAGAAGTTCGTGCACGCGATGTTCCTCGAGGGCGAACCGTCAGCGGGGGCGGTCGCGGTGCTCGAGGAGCGCCTCGTGCCGGGAGAGGAGCTCGCGCTCATCGGCCGCGACCTCTGGATCAGCTACAGCGAGGACGGCGTCGCCGCCACGAAGCTCACGAAAGCGGTCCTCGATCGGGCGCTCGGCGTCGCCGGTACTGCGCGGAACCTTCGGACCACGCGGAAGCTCGCCGAGCTCACGGCATGA
- a CDS encoding VOC family protein — MSAIKRFDHVGITVSDLEEVTRFFLDLGLERLGDPTPMEGEFLDAVCGIPGAKTTIVMLQVPGGGTGVELSTFHRPALGQGQPEAMANELGIRSIAFEVAGLEEMVARLTAEGYRLDGSVGEFEDQWRMTYVRGPEGIIVALAERLG, encoded by the coding sequence ATGTCTGCCATCAAGCGATTCGACCACGTCGGCATCACCGTCTCCGACCTCGAGGAGGTGACGAGATTCTTCCTCGACCTCGGCCTCGAACGACTGGGAGACCCGACCCCGATGGAGGGAGAGTTCCTCGACGCCGTGTGCGGCATCCCCGGCGCGAAGACGACCATCGTCATGCTGCAGGTGCCGGGCGGCGGAACCGGCGTCGAGCTGTCGACGTTCCACCGCCCGGCGCTGGGTCAGGGGCAGCCTGAGGCCATGGCGAACGAGCTCGGCATCCGCAGCATCGCGTTCGAGGTCGCCGGGCTCGAGGAGATGGTCGCGAGACTCACTGCGGAGGGGTATCGCCTCGACGGCAGCGTCGGCGAGTTCGAGGATCAATGGCGCATGACGTACGTCCGCGGACCCGAGGGGATCATCGTCGCCCTCGCCGAACGGCTCGGATGA
- the sigK gene encoding ECF RNA polymerase sigma factor SigK — MLVEMVIDGVDMPEDGTAGDPVADLLVRVAGGDQAAFAEVYDLLSSRVFGLILRVLVNRSQSEEVLQEVFLEIWQSAARFAPNRGQGRTWVLTIAHRRAVDRVRASQSSTDRDVRAGIRDIGVAHDSVAEQVELSIEGERVVAALGTLPDPQREALVLSYYGGYSQSEIAVLIGAPLGTVKTRMRDGLSRLRNEMGVNA; from the coding sequence ATGCTTGTGGAGATGGTCATCGACGGTGTGGACATGCCGGAGGACGGCACGGCGGGAGACCCCGTCGCCGACCTCCTCGTCCGCGTTGCCGGCGGCGACCAGGCGGCCTTCGCCGAGGTCTACGACCTTCTCTCGTCGCGCGTCTTCGGGCTCATCCTCCGTGTGCTCGTCAATCGCTCGCAGAGCGAAGAGGTGCTGCAGGAGGTGTTCCTCGAGATCTGGCAATCCGCGGCGCGGTTCGCTCCGAACAGAGGACAGGGACGCACCTGGGTTCTCACGATCGCCCACCGCCGCGCGGTCGATCGTGTCAGGGCGTCGCAGTCCAGCACGGATCGGGACGTCCGTGCCGGGATACGCGACATCGGCGTCGCCCACGACAGCGTCGCCGAGCAGGTGGAGCTGAGCATCGAGGGCGAACGCGTCGTGGCGGCGCTGGGTACGCTACCGGACCCGCAGCGGGAGGCGCTCGTCCTGTCGTACTACGGCGGTTACAGTCAGAGCGAGATCGCCGTGCTGATCGGTGCGCCGCTGGGAACGGTGAAGACGAGGATGCGAGACGGACTCTCGCGCCTGAGGAATGAGATGGGGGTGAACGCATGA
- a CDS encoding alpha/beta hydrolase, with translation MNTRQTSRLRRLAAITAGLAVASMMLSGCLYTMIPEGTEPRPSTTNAPDTEGVSADLLPFYEQTLEWEACDRGGAMFDCSSVTAPLDWENPEAGEIELAVVRHQATGQPMGSLLTNPGGPGASGRDFILDSVDYAVGADLIENYDVIGFDPRGVGGSTAVTCFDAADMDSYLYDIPASTRGTAEWEAELTERNEHFADACEANSAGILPHVTTVNSARDMDLIRAVLGDKELNYLGYSYGTFLGATYANLYPEKAGRLVLDGAIDPAVSGIEVGTTQALGFESALRAYMQNCLDSDSCPFNGTVDEAMADLGALLAAVDRTPLENDDGRTLGADSLMTAIIAALYSEDNWAYLTQALDGALQGDPYVAFVLADFYNGREDGVYLDNSTEAFRAYNCMDYPVEDDQAAQDAADAKLAEGAPTIAPYWNGPDPCAVWPHPPTGTRGEIHAEGAGPILVVGTTNDPATPYEWSVSLAEQLDEGVLITRVGEGHTGYNKGNVCVDDAVDAFFLEDAVPDGDLNCE, from the coding sequence GTGAACACTCGACAGACGTCCCGCCTGCGACGGCTTGCGGCGATCACCGCGGGGCTCGCCGTGGCATCCATGATGCTCAGCGGATGCCTGTACACGATGATTCCCGAGGGGACGGAGCCCCGTCCGTCCACGACGAACGCCCCCGACACGGAGGGCGTGTCCGCGGACCTCCTGCCCTTCTACGAGCAGACCCTGGAGTGGGAGGCGTGCGACCGTGGCGGGGCGATGTTCGACTGCAGCTCGGTCACAGCCCCTCTGGACTGGGAGAACCCCGAAGCCGGTGAGATCGAACTCGCGGTCGTGCGTCACCAGGCGACCGGCCAGCCGATGGGATCCCTGCTGACCAACCCGGGCGGCCCCGGGGCGAGCGGACGCGACTTCATCCTCGACAGCGTCGACTACGCGGTCGGCGCCGACCTCATCGAGAACTACGATGTGATCGGTTTCGATCCTCGCGGCGTCGGCGGCTCCACCGCCGTGACCTGCTTCGACGCCGCCGACATGGACTCGTACCTCTACGACATCCCTGCATCGACGCGCGGGACGGCGGAGTGGGAAGCCGAACTCACCGAGCGCAACGAGCACTTCGCCGATGCGTGCGAGGCCAACAGCGCCGGCATCCTGCCGCACGTCACGACGGTGAACTCGGCACGAGACATGGACCTGATCCGTGCGGTGCTGGGCGACAAGGAACTGAACTACCTGGGCTACTCGTACGGCACGTTCCTCGGTGCGACGTACGCGAACCTCTACCCCGAGAAGGCCGGGCGCCTCGTCCTGGACGGCGCGATCGACCCCGCCGTGTCCGGTATCGAGGTCGGCACGACGCAGGCCCTCGGCTTCGAGTCGGCCCTGCGCGCTTACATGCAGAACTGCCTCGACTCCGACTCCTGCCCCTTCAACGGCACGGTCGACGAGGCCATGGCCGACCTCGGGGCGCTTCTCGCGGCCGTCGACCGCACCCCTCTGGAGAACGACGACGGGCGGACGCTCGGCGCGGATTCGCTCATGACCGCGATCATCGCCGCGCTGTACTCGGAGGACAACTGGGCGTACCTGACGCAGGCGCTCGATGGAGCGCTGCAGGGCGACCCGTACGTCGCGTTCGTCCTCGCGGACTTCTACAACGGCCGCGAGGACGGCGTGTACCTCGACAACTCCACCGAGGCGTTCCGCGCCTACAACTGCATGGACTACCCGGTCGAAGACGACCAGGCCGCACAGGATGCCGCCGACGCGAAGCTCGCCGAGGGGGCGCCGACCATCGCGCCGTACTGGAACGGACCGGATCCCTGCGCCGTCTGGCCGCACCCGCCCACCGGCACGCGCGGCGAGATCCACGCCGAAGGCGCAGGTCCCATCCTCGTCGTCGGCACGACCAACGACCCGGCGACCCCGTACGAGTGGTCGGTGTCGCTCGCAGAGCAGCTCGACGAGGGCGTGCTCATCACGCGCGTCGGCGAAGGGCACACCGGCTACAACAAGGGCAATGTCTGCGTGGATGACGCGGTCGACGCGTTCTTCCTCGAGGACGCGGTTCCGGACGGCGACCTGAACTGCGAGTGA
- a CDS encoding cytochrome c biogenesis protein DipZ, which produces MDLIIIGLLGGLITGISPCILPVLPVIFLTGGAASARFDGEAAPARRSRPYLVIAGLVLSFSLVTLAGSLILGLLNLPQDIIRWVGIAVLAILGVGLLVPRFERLLEKPFQRLQSRKEVKNQGSGFGVGLALGAVFVPCAGPVLAAIIVAGATGQIGVGTVALTLAFAIGVAVPLLIFALAGRGVVERIRAFRTRERGLRIAAGVAMIALAIGLVFNVPQMLQRLLPDYTAELQEGLAEQQADALDLGGLVTDENRELDKCTNGAEELESCGTAPSIRGIEQWLNTPDGEAIDLDELRGQVVLIDFWAYSCINCQRSIPHVVAWDEAYRDVGLQVIGIHSPEYAFEKDAGNVAAGIRDFGIDYPVALDNDLATWTNYRNRYWPAHYLIDADGTVRHISFGEGNYAATEKMIRELLETADPGVELPPATDVEDVTPEVDSTTPETFLGSSKDVNYGGQGPYRAGAATFEFPGTQDDDTFALDGDWEIATQYATPTADGAAVRLSYRASEVRMVLAGSGEITVRTDDGESRTIPVDGAPRSYRLLQGAAEDGELTVEIPQGIQAYSFTFG; this is translated from the coding sequence ATGGACCTCATCATCATCGGGCTGCTCGGCGGCCTCATCACCGGCATCTCGCCGTGCATCCTGCCGGTGCTGCCGGTCATCTTCCTGACCGGCGGTGCGGCGTCCGCACGCTTCGACGGCGAGGCGGCACCGGCGCGACGCAGCCGTCCCTACCTCGTCATCGCCGGGCTCGTATTGAGCTTCAGCCTGGTGACGCTGGCAGGATCGCTGATCCTCGGGCTGCTCAACCTGCCCCAGGACATCATCCGATGGGTGGGGATCGCCGTGCTGGCCATCCTCGGCGTCGGGCTGCTCGTGCCGCGGTTCGAGCGCCTCCTCGAAAAGCCTTTCCAGCGCCTCCAATCACGCAAGGAGGTGAAGAACCAGGGCAGCGGCTTCGGCGTCGGACTCGCGCTCGGCGCGGTGTTCGTGCCCTGTGCCGGTCCCGTGCTGGCGGCCATCATCGTCGCGGGCGCCACCGGTCAGATCGGCGTCGGCACCGTCGCGCTGACGCTCGCCTTCGCCATCGGCGTGGCCGTGCCGCTGCTGATCTTCGCCCTCGCCGGTCGCGGCGTCGTCGAACGTATCCGCGCGTTCCGCACCCGAGAGCGCGGGCTGCGCATCGCCGCGGGAGTTGCCATGATCGCGCTCGCCATCGGCCTCGTCTTCAACGTGCCGCAGATGCTCCAGCGTCTTCTCCCGGACTACACCGCCGAGCTCCAGGAGGGACTCGCCGAGCAGCAGGCCGACGCCCTCGACCTCGGTGGCCTCGTCACCGACGAGAACCGCGAACTCGACAAGTGCACCAACGGCGCCGAGGAACTCGAGTCGTGCGGTACCGCGCCGTCGATCCGCGGGATCGAGCAGTGGCTGAACACCCCCGACGGCGAGGCGATCGATCTGGACGAGCTGCGCGGCCAGGTGGTGCTCATCGACTTCTGGGCGTACTCGTGCATCAACTGCCAGCGCTCCATTCCGCATGTCGTCGCGTGGGACGAGGCCTATCGCGACGTGGGGCTGCAGGTCATCGGCATCCACTCGCCCGAGTACGCGTTCGAGAAGGATGCCGGCAACGTCGCCGCCGGCATCCGCGATTTCGGAATCGACTATCCGGTCGCCCTCGACAACGATCTCGCCACCTGGACCAACTACCGAAATCGGTACTGGCCGGCGCACTACCTGATCGACGCCGACGGCACCGTGCGGCACATCTCGTTCGGAGAGGGCAATTACGCCGCGACCGAGAAGATGATCCGAGAGCTGCTGGAGACGGCCGATCCCGGGGTCGAGCTGCCGCCGGCGACCGACGTCGAGGATGTCACGCCTGAGGTGGACTCGACCACGCCCGAGACGTTCCTGGGCTCGTCGAAGGACGTGAACTACGGCGGCCAGGGGCCGTATCGCGCCGGCGCCGCGACTTTCGAGTTCCCGGGTACGCAGGACGACGACACGTTCGCGCTCGACGGAGACTGGGAGATCGCCACGCAGTACGCCACTCCCACCGCAGACGGCGCCGCGGTGCGCCTGAGCTACCGGGCATCCGAAGTGAGGATGGTGCTCGCGGGCAGCGGCGAGATCACCGTGCGCACCGACGACGGTGAGAGCCGGACGATCCCTGTCGACGGTGCACCCCGCTCCTACCGGCTGCTGCAGGGCGCGGCAGAGGACGGCGAACTGACCGTCGAGATTCCGCAGGGGATCCAGGCGTACTCGTTCACTTTCGGATGA
- a CDS encoding DNA-directed RNA polymerase subunit beta produces the protein MPEHHRPVRRPSAAFDNLVGSADSAEAVRVAHATASALLTRAREDESGESAERLIAFTAEHGIDDIAELWATAPAVSLPGALWRLYLLQLAIHSDPQTSALLYERGRVELASADAVVAGAPAPASPEELVALIDTILRGVFRGDFSVALDRAAAFCRVQVSGATHVADDYESTEAERASEFTTRARRLHTYANDLTAASGLWRVGGLN, from the coding sequence ATGCCTGAGCATCACCGTCCCGTCCGCCGGCCGTCGGCGGCCTTCGACAATCTGGTCGGCTCGGCCGATTCCGCGGAGGCCGTCCGCGTCGCGCATGCCACGGCATCCGCCCTGCTCACGCGGGCGCGCGAGGACGAGAGCGGCGAGAGCGCCGAGCGTCTGATCGCGTTCACCGCCGAACACGGGATCGACGACATCGCCGAGTTGTGGGCGACAGCGCCTGCGGTGTCGCTGCCGGGCGCGCTTTGGCGGCTGTACCTGCTGCAGCTCGCGATCCACAGCGATCCCCAGACGTCGGCGCTGCTGTATGAGCGCGGCCGCGTCGAGCTCGCCTCCGCGGATGCCGTCGTGGCCGGCGCGCCGGCGCCCGCGAGCCCTGAGGAGCTGGTGGCTCTGATCGACACGATCCTGCGCGGGGTGTTCCGCGGCGACTTCTCGGTCGCTCTCGACCGGGCCGCGGCCTTCTGCAGGGTGCAGGTGTCGGGGGCGACCCACGTCGCGGACGACTACGAGAGCACTGAAGCCGAGCGGGCTTCGGAATTCACGACCCGCGCGCGGCGGCTTCATACTTACGCGAACGATCTGACCGCAGCGTCCGGTCTGTGGCGCGTCGGCGGCCTGAACTAG
- a CDS encoding trimeric intracellular cation channel family protein, with protein sequence MNWALTLDLLGTFFFAISGSLLAAQRGYDIVGSLLLGSLTGLGGGVIRDLIIRVPPTAFDEPIHLAAPVAAAALVFFLSSGIERYSRPLLIFDAAGLALFCTTGAVKALEAGMNPVAAMLLGVTTGVGGGLLRDVVANRDPQLFNSSDLYAVPAFLGAAIVAGLWFTALPNVVTVFVAAIVVFVFRVLSLHFRWRIPHAKGQPKSREA encoded by the coding sequence GTGAACTGGGCGCTCACGCTCGATCTGCTGGGCACCTTCTTCTTCGCCATCTCGGGTTCCCTCCTGGCCGCCCAGCGCGGCTACGACATCGTCGGCTCGCTGCTGCTGGGGAGTCTGACCGGCCTCGGCGGCGGCGTCATCCGCGACCTCATCATCAGGGTGCCTCCGACCGCCTTCGACGAGCCGATCCATCTCGCGGCGCCCGTCGCCGCGGCGGCGCTGGTGTTCTTCCTCTCCAGCGGCATCGAGCGCTACTCAAGGCCGTTGCTGATCTTCGACGCCGCCGGCCTCGCGCTGTTCTGCACGACGGGCGCCGTCAAGGCACTCGAGGCGGGCATGAACCCGGTGGCGGCAATGCTCCTCGGCGTCACCACCGGTGTAGGGGGCGGACTGCTGCGCGACGTCGTCGCGAACCGCGACCCGCAGCTGTTCAACTCATCTGACCTCTACGCGGTGCCCGCGTTCCTCGGTGCCGCGATCGTCGCCGGTCTCTGGTTCACCGCGCTCCCGAACGTGGTGACGGTGTTCGTCGCGGCGATCGTCGTGTTCGTCTTCCGGGTGCTGTCACTGCACTTCCGCTGGCGCATCCCGCACGCCAAGGGGCAACCGAAGAGCAGAGAGGCCTGA
- a CDS encoding IMPACT family protein — MTAYPATIAKAVDHELVIKKSRFLAHAAPVSSPEEADAVIAAVRKRAWDARHNCSAQVTGALGERARSSDDGEPSGTAGVPMLEVLRRRELTDVVAVVTRYFGGIKLGAGGLVRAYSSAVAEALDLATVVDRHLLAGVEVPVMHADAGRFENLLREWVHGRSAVLDAPTYAARATFTVWVPPGAVTVLAAEIAAASGGAVSIEPTGAERLIDVPRV; from the coding sequence ATGACCGCCTACCCCGCCACGATCGCGAAGGCCGTCGATCACGAGCTGGTGATCAAGAAGTCGCGCTTCCTCGCGCATGCGGCTCCGGTCTCGTCCCCTGAGGAGGCTGACGCTGTCATCGCCGCGGTCAGGAAACGGGCGTGGGATGCCAGGCACAACTGCTCGGCGCAGGTCACGGGCGCGCTCGGGGAGCGGGCGCGGTCGTCGGACGACGGCGAGCCGTCCGGGACTGCCGGGGTGCCCATGCTCGAGGTGCTGCGGCGGCGTGAACTCACCGATGTCGTCGCCGTGGTCACACGTTATTTCGGTGGCATCAAGCTCGGTGCGGGCGGGCTCGTGCGGGCATACTCTTCGGCGGTGGCCGAGGCGCTCGATCTCGCGACGGTCGTCGACCGGCACCTGCTCGCCGGCGTCGAGGTGCCGGTGATGCACGCTGATGCCGGACGGTTCGAGAACCTGCTCCGCGAGTGGGTGCACGGTCGCAGCGCGGTTCTCGACGCGCCGACCTATGCTGCGCGGGCGACGTTCACCGTGTGGGTGCCGCCCGGGGCTGTCACAGTCCTCGCCGCAGAGATCGCGGCGGCGTCGGGCGGAGCAGTGAGCATCGAGCCGACGGGAGCCGAGCGCCTCATCGACGTGCCACGGGTCTGA
- a CDS encoding anti-sigma factor — protein MNENEFAELAAGHALRALSDADERRYADALAAHPEWAAIAEHDAETAALLSDAAAPVAPPASIRDSLLAQIAVTPQDDAVEPEPQHAPKPRRWSRGLFALAASVVLIVGLGIGAAILIPQLTQPASVVALEEIEAAPDAQQATVELDAGAQATAHWSTSVGSAVLVTEGLEELDEDQTYQLWLVRGEDALPAGLFEADAGSATALLDGSMHEGDVIAVTVEQAGGSPTGLPTTDPIIAIPTA, from the coding sequence ATGAATGAGAACGAGTTCGCAGAACTCGCCGCAGGGCACGCCCTGCGCGCGCTGTCGGATGCCGACGAGCGACGCTATGCGGATGCCCTCGCCGCGCACCCCGAATGGGCCGCGATCGCCGAGCACGACGCCGAGACGGCGGCTCTGCTGTCGGATGCCGCCGCCCCTGTCGCACCGCCCGCGAGCATCCGGGACTCGCTGCTCGCGCAGATCGCCGTCACGCCCCAGGACGACGCCGTCGAACCCGAACCGCAGCACGCGCCGAAGCCTCGGCGCTGGAGCCGCGGACTGTTCGCGCTCGCCGCATCGGTGGTGCTGATCGTCGGGCTCGGGATCGGTGCGGCCATCCTCATCCCGCAGCTCACGCAGCCGGCATCCGTCGTCGCGCTCGAAGAGATCGAGGCCGCACCCGATGCGCAGCAGGCGACGGTCGAACTCGACGCCGGCGCGCAGGCGACGGCGCACTGGTCGACCTCCGTCGGCAGCGCCGTGCTCGTCACAGAGGGACTGGAAGAACTCGACGAGGATCAGACGTACCAGCTCTGGCTCGTCCGCGGCGAGGATGCGCTGCCCGCAGGTCTGTTCGAGGCGGATGCCGGGAGCGCGACGGCCCTGCTGGACGGCTCGATGCACGAGGGCGATGTGATCGCGGTCACGGTCGAGCAGGCGGGCGGATCTCCGACCGGGCTGCCCACGACGGACCCGATCATCGCGATCCCCACCGCCTGA